One window from the genome of Carnobacteriaceae bacterium zg-84 encodes:
- the metG gene encoding methionine--tRNA ligase — MAKDKKSFYLTTPIYYPSGNLHIGHAYTTVASDAMIRYKKLQGFDTYFLTGTDEHGQKIQQKAQESGVTEIEFVDNIIHGIKSLWELLDISYNDFIRTTQTRHKESVQKIFQKLVDNGDIYLGEYEGWYSVSDEEYFTESQLQEVFRDENGKMIGGIAPSGHEVQLVKEESYFFRMSKYADRLLAYYEEHPDFIQPESRRNEMINNFIKPGLEDLAVSRTSFDWGIKVPNDPKHVIYVWIDALSNYITALGYGSDDETLFNKYWPADVHFIGKEIVRFHTIYWPIMLMALDLPLPKKIFAHGWLLMKDGKMSKSKGNVVDPNTLIERYGLDALRYYLLREVPFGSDGIFTPESFVERINYDLANDLGNLLNRTIAMINKYCGGVIPSFTQPVSNYDSELIQASKDMIDEVEQAMDNMQFSVALTAIWKFVSRTNKYIDETTPWAAVKDDTRQEELARTMNYLAESLRIIAVSLQPFLIDTPKRIFEQLCIENETLKDYPSMHTFGVIPVNTKVVEKGEPIFPRLDMDIEVAYIKERMAAGAPVKEEVEVFEPEKTELSCQKDAIVYEDFDKIELKVAQVVDCSRVEGADKLLKFRLDAGDKGGHRQILSGIAQWYPNPEEFIGKKVVIVANLKPRKLRGYISQGMILSAEKDGQLQVVFAPEESQIGSTVA, encoded by the coding sequence ATGGCAAAAGACAAGAAATCTTTTTATTTAACAACGCCTATTTATTATCCGAGTGGGAATCTGCATATAGGGCATGCTTATACAACGGTTGCAAGTGATGCAATGATACGTTATAAAAAATTACAAGGATTTGATACTTATTTTTTAACAGGAACAGATGAGCACGGACAAAAAATCCAGCAAAAAGCGCAAGAGTCTGGAGTTACTGAAATAGAATTTGTAGATAATATTATTCATGGTATTAAATCGTTGTGGGAATTATTGGATATTTCTTATAACGATTTTATTCGTACGACACAGACAAGACATAAAGAATCTGTTCAAAAAATCTTCCAAAAATTAGTTGATAATGGAGATATTTATTTAGGTGAGTACGAAGGGTGGTATTCTGTATCTGATGAGGAATATTTTACAGAATCACAATTACAAGAAGTGTTTCGTGATGAAAACGGAAAAATGATTGGTGGTATTGCGCCGAGCGGTCATGAAGTACAACTTGTGAAAGAAGAATCTTACTTCTTTAGAATGAGTAAATATGCAGATAGATTATTGGCATATTATGAAGAACACCCAGATTTTATTCAACCAGAATCACGTCGTAATGAGATGATTAACAATTTTATTAAACCGGGTTTAGAAGATTTAGCGGTATCGCGTACATCGTTTGATTGGGGTATTAAAGTACCAAATGATCCAAAACATGTTATTTACGTATGGATTGATGCATTATCAAACTATATTACGGCTTTAGGATATGGTTCAGATGATGAAACACTCTTTAACAAATATTGGCCAGCAGATGTGCATTTTATTGGAAAAGAAATCGTTCGTTTCCATACGATTTATTGGCCAATTATGTTAATGGCACTTGATTTACCATTACCTAAGAAAATTTTTGCACACGGTTGGTTATTGATGAAAGACGGGAAAATGTCTAAATCAAAAGGAAATGTTGTTGATCCAAATACATTAATTGAACGTTATGGATTAGACGCATTGCGCTATTATTTATTACGTGAAGTACCATTTGGTTCAGACGGTATTTTTACACCAGAATCTTTTGTAGAGCGTATTAACTATGACTTAGCAAATGATTTGGGGAATTTATTAAATCGTACGATTGCGATGATCAATAAATATTGTGGCGGTGTGATTCCAAGTTTTACACAACCTGTTTCTAATTATGATTCAGAACTGATACAAGCGTCAAAAGATATGATTGATGAAGTCGAACAAGCAATGGATAATATGCAATTTTCAGTGGCATTAACAGCTATTTGGAAATTTGTTTCTCGTACAAATAAATATATTGACGAAACAACACCATGGGCAGCAGTAAAAGACGACACAAGACAAGAGGAATTGGCACGTACAATGAACTATTTAGCAGAAAGTTTACGTATCATTGCTGTTTCTTTACAACCGTTTTTAATAGATACACCAAAACGTATTTTTGAGCAACTATGTATTGAAAATGAAACATTAAAAGATTATCCGTCTATGCACACATTTGGTGTTATTCCAGTCAACACAAAAGTTGTGGAAAAAGGAGAACCGATTTTCCCACGTTTAGATATGGATATAGAAGTTGCGTATATTAAAGAACGTATGGCAGCAGGAGCACCAGTAAAAGAAGAGGTAGAGGTTTTTGAACCTGAAAAAACAGAATTAAGTTGTCAAAAAGATGCGATTGTTTATGAAGATTTTGATAAAATTGAATTAAAAGTCGCGCAAGTTGTTGATTGTTCACGTGTTGAGGGCGCTGATAAACTATTAAAATTCAGACTAGATGCAGGTGATAAAGGAGGACATCGTCAAATACTATCTGGTATTGCGCAATGGTATCCAAATCCTGAAGAGTTTATAGGGAAAAAAGTTGTGATTGTTGCAAATTTAAAACCACGTAAACTAAGAGGGTATATTAGTCAAGGTATGATTTTATCTGCTGAGAAAGACGGTCAACTACAAGTTGTTTTTGCTCCAGAAGAATCACAAATTGGTTCAACAGTAGCGTAA
- a CDS encoding ISL3 family transposase produces MSNITEILLQLKDKNITFDHENISECDIRHKKSLVLYGKLTYTPDCCPNCHATNGIVKNGTRQSQLSLCQISGLNAYLSLTKQRFYCKSCQSSFTAETPIVDKHCFITNRLKQKIMDTLTETISETYIAKQHNVSVHTVRRIVDKVASTLKVNHNTQLPQHLCFDEFKSVKSSDSAMSFIYCDALTHQLIDVVHDRKSSTLLDYFARYDTQTRKAVKTITIDMFRPYIQISKQVFPNAHIIIDPFHIVQALNRELTKHRVHVMKALHQNNRRLYNKMKRYWKLFLSNTDTLSSYPYHRFPLFDWMTHTQGIVDYLLEQVPELRATYDVVHQLRDALHNRDFDRFEEILIWAKQEAISPGLRRVLRTFKGYLPYIKNTFIYHHLTNGALEGINHKIKVLKRNAYGYRNFSHFRNRILFMCKLYVPYTVPSTSLVA; encoded by the coding sequence ATGTCTAATATAACAGAAATCTTACTACAATTAAAGGATAAAAACATCACATTTGATCATGAAAACATATCAGAGTGTGACATTCGACATAAAAAATCATTGGTCTTATACGGTAAATTAACCTATACACCAGATTGTTGCCCAAATTGTCACGCAACCAATGGCATTGTAAAAAATGGGACACGTCAATCGCAACTGTCTTTATGCCAAATTTCAGGACTAAACGCCTATTTATCACTCACTAAACAACGTTTTTATTGTAAATCCTGTCAATCATCATTTACAGCGGAAACACCTATTGTGGATAAGCATTGTTTTATCACAAACCGTTTAAAACAAAAGATAATGGATACTTTAACAGAAACCATTTCAGAAACGTACATCGCTAAACAACACAATGTATCTGTACATACGGTCAGACGTATTGTTGATAAGGTCGCCTCTACTTTAAAAGTAAATCACAACACGCAATTACCTCAACACCTATGTTTTGATGAATTCAAGTCAGTAAAATCTTCTGATAGTGCCATGAGTTTTATCTATTGTGATGCACTGACTCATCAACTGATTGACGTTGTACACGACCGTAAATCCAGCACGCTATTAGACTACTTTGCTAGATACGATACCCAGACAAGAAAAGCTGTTAAAACAATTACGATTGATATGTTTCGCCCCTATATTCAGATATCCAAGCAAGTATTTCCTAACGCACATATCATTATCGACCCTTTTCATATTGTACAAGCATTAAATCGTGAATTAACAAAACACAGAGTGCATGTAATGAAAGCTTTACATCAGAACAATCGCCGTTTATACAACAAAATGAAACGTTATTGGAAGTTGTTTTTAAGTAACACAGATACCCTAAGTAGTTATCCTTATCACCGTTTTCCACTGTTTGATTGGATGACGCATACACAAGGGATAGTCGATTATTTATTGGAACAAGTCCCCGAACTACGAGCTACATACGATGTCGTTCATCAATTAAGAGATGCTTTACATAATAGAGATTTTGACCGATTTGAAGAAATACTCATATGGGCTAAACAGGAAGCTATTTCTCCTGGTTTACGTAGAGTATTAAGAACGTTCAAAGGGTATTTACCCTATATTAAAAACACCTTTATCTACCATCATTTGACTAACGGTGCACTTGAAGGTATCAATCATAAAATTAAAGTACTTAAGAGAAATGCCTATGGTTATCGTAACTTTTCACATTTTAGAAATCGTATTTTATTCATGTGTAAGTTATATGTACCATATACCGTGCCATCTACTTCACTAGTTGCTTAA
- the brnQ gene encoding branched-chain amino acid transport system II carrier protein: MLKKSFLTALLLFGIFFGAGNLIFPPALGLYSGQYFWPAMTGFVLSGVGVAVLTLIIGTLGKDGYKKEIEGKISRWFSALFLSALYLTIGPFFAIPRTATTSFEIGVKVFIPENSLQIGLFIFTVLYFGCAYLLSVNPNSILKSVGKILTPMFALMIVVVMVLGIMKYHQNPVSIASPEYVQAPFLTGFIEGYNTLDALAAIAFCVVALQTLKQFGFQSKKEYLQTIWGVGILVAIGFSVFYVGLGLLGNKFPVPQEVLSNSNINKGAYLLTEITKDLFGSVGQYFLGGMVILTCFTTTVGLIVSASEFFSELYSKISYKMYARVFTLVGLVIANLGLSNVIKYSVPVLLILYPIAISIVLLVIVNKFVPMSKFGMQLTVGVVVFISIFSVIKVSGISEVLAQLPLTKQSLGWLLPDIVCMLIACVLPNRQLGEPFDFSVMVHK; this comes from the coding sequence ATGTTAAAGAAAAGTTTTTTAACAGCTTTGTTGTTATTTGGTATTTTCTTTGGTGCAGGAAATTTAATTTTTCCACCAGCATTAGGATTATATTCTGGACAATATTTTTGGCCTGCAATGACAGGGTTTGTATTATCAGGAGTGGGTGTCGCTGTTTTAACTCTAATTATTGGAACACTTGGAAAAGATGGCTATAAAAAAGAAATAGAGGGGAAAATATCAAGATGGTTTTCTGCCTTATTTTTATCTGCTTTATATTTAACGATTGGTCCATTTTTTGCTATTCCACGTACAGCGACAACATCATTTGAAATTGGTGTAAAAGTATTCATACCTGAAAATAGTTTACAAATAGGTTTGTTTATTTTTACTGTATTGTATTTTGGATGTGCGTATTTATTATCGGTTAATCCAAATAGTATTTTAAAAAGTGTTGGTAAAATTTTAACACCGATGTTTGCTCTTATGATTGTGGTTGTGATGGTATTAGGTATTATGAAATATCATCAAAATCCAGTGTCAATAGCTAGTCCAGAGTATGTTCAAGCGCCTTTTTTAACAGGATTTATTGAAGGATATAATACCTTAGATGCATTAGCAGCCATTGCTTTTTGTGTGGTTGCGTTACAGACATTGAAACAGTTTGGGTTTCAATCAAAAAAAGAGTATTTACAAACTATTTGGGGTGTAGGTATTTTAGTAGCAATTGGATTTAGTGTTTTTTATGTAGGATTAGGGCTATTAGGAAATAAATTTCCTGTTCCACAAGAGGTTTTGTCTAATAGTAACATTAACAAAGGGGCTTATTTATTGACAGAAATTACGAAAGATTTATTTGGTTCGGTAGGCCAATATTTCTTAGGAGGTATGGTTATTTTAACGTGTTTTACAACAACAGTTGGTTTAATTGTATCTGCCAGTGAATTTTTTAGTGAATTATATTCAAAAATTAGTTATAAAATGTATGCAAGAGTATTTACATTAGTAGGCTTAGTCATTGCTAATTTAGGATTAAGTAATGTGATTAAATATTCAGTTCCAGTTTTATTGATATTATATCCGATTGCGATTAGTATTGTATTGCTTGTGATTGTGAATAAGTTTGTCCCAATGTCTAAATTTGGTATGCAATTAACCGTGGGAGTGGTTGTATTCATTTCTATTTTCTCTGTGATTAAAGTGAGTGGTATTTCAGAGGTATTGGCACAGTTGCCACTGACGAAACAATCATTGGGTTGGCTATTACCAGATATAGTCTGTATGCTGATTGCATGTGTTTTGCCTAATAGACAGCTCGGAGAACCTTTTGATTTTTCAGTTATGGTACATAAATAA
- a CDS encoding ABC-F family ATP-binding cassette domain-containing protein — protein MKDFKVIDLHKTYGIKTLLNGVSFHIREGEHIGLIGQNGTGKSSLMSILSREDVADSGEIECANDFRIGYLKQNPFLSEQDTVFEAVYNGDAPLLQVVKQYEQAVLALEQDPENPVYQKQYTHAEQQMTQTNAWQYDVQIKTILTKLGILDLTQKISTLSGGQRKRVGLAQVLIEEPDLLLLDEPTNHLDYESIEWLEQYLAQYKGALILVTHDRYFLERAVTKMFELINGKIEVYEGNYETYLEQKSQRQAIQERMHAKMEKLYTSELAWMRQGAQARTTKQQARIHRFKEIEEQVKNKVETQTMSLNVEGSRLGKRVFECEQVTLTVGEHTVVEDFTYIVQTHDRLGIVGENGVGKTSLLHAFAQNLPFTSGLFKVGETVKIAYYKQLSDDLPEDKRVVTYMQEVAEEVEVGQGQKMSVTELLETFLFPRHMHGALIGTLSGGEKRRLYLLQLLIQKPNVLLLDEPTNDLDIATLQVLEDYLDTFSGAVIVVSHDRYFLDRTTDKLIVLNGNGQYDTFIGSMTDYLEKKKIENVHEKRERAISFVEQEQKTVKKRMTYQEKKDWETIEDDITHLEQEIAKIQEEMVQQASAFDILQSLQLELEEKEALLLDKMERWEYLSTFYDA, from the coding sequence ATGAAAGATTTTAAAGTAATTGATTTACATAAAACATATGGCATTAAAACTTTATTAAATGGTGTTTCATTTCATATTCGTGAAGGTGAACATATAGGACTAATTGGACAAAACGGAACTGGAAAAAGTTCTTTGATGTCTATTTTAAGTAGAGAAGATGTAGCAGATAGTGGAGAGATTGAATGTGCCAATGACTTTAGAATTGGTTATTTAAAGCAAAATCCATTTTTATCTGAGCAGGATACGGTTTTTGAAGCGGTTTATAATGGAGATGCACCTTTATTACAAGTGGTTAAACAATATGAGCAGGCTGTTTTGGCACTAGAGCAAGACCCTGAAAATCCAGTTTATCAAAAACAATACACACACGCAGAGCAGCAGATGACGCAAACGAATGCTTGGCAGTACGATGTTCAAATTAAAACGATTTTAACAAAATTAGGTATTCTAGACTTAACGCAAAAAATTAGTACACTTTCGGGTGGTCAGAGAAAACGTGTGGGATTAGCGCAAGTGTTAATTGAAGAGCCTGATTTGTTACTTTTAGATGAGCCGACAAACCATTTAGATTATGAAAGTATTGAATGGCTTGAACAATATTTAGCGCAGTATAAAGGAGCATTGATTTTAGTCACGCATGATCGGTATTTTTTAGAACGTGCTGTAACCAAAATGTTTGAATTGATAAATGGAAAAATTGAGGTTTATGAGGGAAATTACGAAACGTATTTAGAGCAAAAATCTCAAAGACAAGCTATTCAAGAGCGTATGCACGCTAAAATGGAAAAATTGTATACTAGTGAATTAGCGTGGATGCGTCAAGGAGCACAAGCAAGAACGACAAAACAACAGGCACGTATTCATCGTTTTAAAGAGATTGAAGAACAAGTCAAAAATAAAGTCGAAACACAAACGATGTCATTGAATGTAGAAGGCTCACGATTAGGAAAACGTGTCTTTGAGTGTGAACAGGTTACTTTAACCGTAGGAGAACATACAGTTGTGGAAGATTTTACATATATTGTTCAAACGCATGATAGATTAGGAATTGTTGGAGAAAACGGTGTTGGTAAAACGAGCTTGCTACACGCATTTGCACAAAATCTACCCTTTACAAGTGGTTTATTTAAAGTTGGAGAAACTGTTAAAATTGCCTATTACAAACAATTATCAGACGACTTGCCAGAAGATAAACGAGTGGTTACTTATATGCAAGAAGTAGCAGAGGAAGTTGAAGTGGGACAAGGGCAAAAAATGAGTGTGACAGAATTACTGGAAACATTTTTATTTCCTCGTCATATGCATGGTGCTCTTATCGGAACATTATCGGGAGGAGAAAAAAGACGTTTATATTTATTGCAGTTGCTTATTCAAAAGCCTAATGTATTACTATTGGACGAACCAACAAATGATTTAGATATTGCGACGTTACAAGTATTGGAAGATTACTTAGACACTTTTTCCGGGGCTGTGATTGTTGTGTCACATGATAGATATTTTTTAGACAGAACAACAGATAAACTTATTGTATTAAATGGGAATGGACAATACGATACATTTATTGGAAGTATGACGGATTATTTAGAGAAAAAGAAAATAGAGAATGTCCATGAAAAAAGAGAAAGGGCAATATCATTCGTTGAACAAGAACAAAAAACAGTGAAAAAGCGTATGACGTATCAAGAGAAAAAAGATTGGGAAACGATTGAGGATGATATTACTCATTTAGAACAAGAAATTGCAAAAATTCAGGAAGAAATGGTACAACAAGCAAGTGCATTTGATATATTGCAGTCATTACAGCTTGAGCTAGAAGAGAAAGAAGCCTTACTCTTAGATAAAATGGAGCGCTGGGAATATTTAAGTACATTTTATGATGCCTAA
- a CDS encoding redox-sensing transcriptional repressor Rex: protein MSENISKIPNATVKRLPLYHRYLQLLLDSGKTRISSAELSEIIKVDSATIRRDFSHFGELGKRGYGYDVEALLAFFNKTLNQDRLAHVALVGVGNLGHALLNYNFQQSNSVRISAAFDVSKDIVGTIQSGVPIYDMNDMEKQLKIQKIDIIILTVPQTVAQETAEIAVKAGVKGILNFTPLRLSVPEGVRVQNVDLTNELQTLIYFLDNVE from the coding sequence ATGAGTGAAAATATAAGTAAAATTCCAAATGCTACGGTTAAACGTTTACCTTTGTATCATCGTTACTTACAGTTATTATTAGACTCTGGTAAAACAAGAATTTCATCTGCTGAATTAAGTGAGATTATTAAAGTAGATAGTGCGACTATACGCCGTGACTTTTCACATTTTGGAGAACTTGGAAAACGAGGGTATGGGTATGATGTTGAGGCTTTATTAGCCTTTTTCAATAAAACATTAAATCAAGATCGACTGGCACATGTGGCGCTTGTTGGTGTTGGGAATTTAGGACATGCGTTGTTAAATTATAATTTCCAACAAAGTAATAGTGTGCGTATTAGTGCAGCGTTCGATGTGTCAAAAGACATTGTTGGTACAATTCAAAGTGGTGTACCTATATATGATATGAATGATATGGAAAAGCAGTTAAAAATACAAAAAATTGATATTATCATTTTAACGGTACCACAAACTGTTGCTCAAGAAACAGCAGAAATAGCCGTAAAAGCAGGTGTAAAAGGGATTTTAAACTTTACACCACTACGTTTATCTGTGCCAGAAGGTGTACGTGTACAAAATGTTGACTTAACAAATGAATTACAAACATTGATTTATTTCTTGGATAATGTTGAATAA